In Haliaeetus albicilla chromosome 2, bHalAlb1.1, whole genome shotgun sequence, a single genomic region encodes these proteins:
- the LOC138688108 gene encoding bactericidal permeability-increasing protein-like: MSSASASRSQHHPQGILGSAWLCLLLLLTACVPATGTNPGIKAQLTRKALEFGQRIGLELLQVLLQKEHELNLRGSYYSPLLGTLTYAVPRIRIHELQMNNSTVDFAEDVGVRLMVQRARIHLSADWGAQLGTIQDKGSVELRVHDLAMVAVLGVSVDGSGRPTVWSAGCDARGTDLHVEFHYGHSWLYNPLALLVQKALRQELNKRLCLELHKGVSRLEAALKDMKTSTQLDAFAAIDHSLVGQPAITAEHGDIALKGEFFRVGKSQQRPSSAVPAALPAALPTALPTAQEPMLLLAVTEFVANSAAFTYFTAGVLRKNISSDMLPRRFPLQLRTKSMGVFSPQLQQRYPDHPMELHLSARQQPLLSCHPDALHGAFFGSAEAFVVLPNATRVPAFLLNIDANVTGKPTITRNRLGGTVSLKELSVSQVTSHVGPVEVKRLETLLKFGLWLFGVPWANKRLQAGVPLPTLHGLSLLNTRLSLQEGFMLITTDLQYKP, from the exons ATGTCCTCTGCTTCAGCCTCCAGGTCCCAGCACCATCCCCAAGGCATACTAGGGTCGGCGtggctctgcctcctgctcttGCTGACAGCCTGCGTGCCTGCCACTGGCACCAACCCTGGCATCAAGGCCCAGCTGACCCGGAAGGCGCTGGAATTTG GTCAGCGGATTgggctggagctgctccaggtgctgctgcagaaggagcATGAGCTGAACCTGAGGGGCTCCTACTACAGCCCACTCCTGGGGACACTCACCTACGCCGTGCCCCG GATCCGCATCCACGAGCTGCAGATGAACAACTCCACTGTGGACTTTGCCGAGGACGTGGGGGTGAGGCTGATGGTGCAGCGTGCCCGCATCCATCTCAGCGCTGACTGGGGAGCTCAGCTGGGCACCAT CCAGGACAAGGGCTCTGTCGAGCTCCGCGTGCACGACCTGGCCAtggtggcagtgctgggggTGAGCGTGGACGGCAGCGGCCGCCCCACGGTGTGGAGCGCAGGCTGTGATGCCCGCGGCACCGACCTGCATGTGGAGTTTCACTACGGACACAG ctggcTCTACAACCCGCTGGCACTGCTGGTCCAGAAAGCCCTGAGGCAGGAGCTGAACAAGCGG CTCTGCCTCGAGCTCCACAAGGGTGTCAGCAGGCTGGAGGCTGCCCTGAAGGACATGAAAA CATCCACCCAGCTGGACGCCTTCGCCGCCATCGACCACTCCCTGGTGGGGCAGCCGGCCATCACGGCAGAGCACGGGGACATCGCCCTCAAG GGGGAGTTCTTCAGAGTGGGCAAGTCCCAGCAGAGACCTTCCTCAGCCGTGCCCGCGGCgttgcctgctgctctgcccaCAGCGCTGCCCACAGCACAGGAGcccatgctgctgctggctgtcaCCGAGTTCGTTGCCAACTCAGCCGCCTTCACGTACTTCACGGCTGGGGTCCTGCGCAAGAACATCTCCAGCGACATG ctcCCACGGCGGTTCCCGCTCCAGCTGAGGACCAAGAGCATGGGGGTCTTCTCCCCGCAG ctgcagcagcgctACCCGGACCACCCCATGGAGCTGCACCTCTCGGCTCGCCAGCAGCCCCTGCTCTCCTGCCACCCCGATGCCCTGCACGGTGCCTTCTTCGGCTCTGCCGAAGCCTTCGTGGTGCTGCCAAATGCCACCCGTGTCCCTGCTTTTCTGCTGAACATC GATGCCAACGTGACGGGGAAGCCAACCATCACCAGGAACAGGCTTGGAGGCACCGTGAGCCTGAAGGA GCTCAGCGTGTCACAGGTGACGTCGCACGTGGGCCCGGTGGag GTGAAGAGACTGGAGACCCTGCTGAAGTTCGGGCTGTGGCTTTTCGGGGTGCCCTGGGCAAACA AGCGGCTCCAGGCTGGTGtccccctgcccaccctgcaCGGCCTCAGCCTGCTCAACACCCGGCTCTCGCTGCAGGAG GGCTTCATGCTCATCACCACAGACCTGCAGTACAAGCCATGA
- the ID1 gene encoding DNA-binding protein inhibitor ID-1: MKVAAAALSPLPAGAGGSLKAVRPGEAARCGPGPGVSPGAAEQAAAALLYDMKGCYSRLRALVPTLPRHRRVSKVELLQHVIDYIWDLQLALQRGPPRPAAAGDPPEAPCMPAADRILCR, translated from the exons ATGAaggtcgccgccgccgccctctcgccgctgcccgccggcgCCGGCGGCTCGCTGAAGGCGGTACGACCCGGGGAAGCCGCTCGCTGCGGGCCTGGCCCGGGGGTGTCCCCGGGAGCGGCGGAACAGGCGGCCGCCGCGCTGCTGTACGACATGAAGGGCTGCTACTCGCGGCTGCGGGCGCTGGTACCGACGCTGCCGCGGCACCGGCGGGTCTCCAAagtggagctgctgcagcacgttATCGACTACATCTGGGACCTGCAGCTGGCGCTGCAGCGcgggcccccccgccccgccgccgccggggacCCCCCCGAG GCTCCGTGCATGCCCGCTGCCGACCGGATCCTCTGCCGCTGA